Sequence from the Salinicoccus sp. Bachu38 genome:
AAGCAGGAAGAGAAGATGAAGCGTTTCGAGCAGCAGGTGATGGAAAGAATTGAACAGGAACAGCACCATGAATCCGGAAGGTAATATCGAACTCTATCGGTTGCTCAAGGAATGGGACCCGCTCGGACTGGAAGCGGAGGACTTCGACTATGATGCCGAGATCTATGACAGCATGGAAGTCCTGCACAGAACCGGGGACGCTGAACAGGCGGGCCGGGA
This genomic interval carries:
- a CDS encoding DUF1871 family protein codes for the protein MNPEGNIELYRLLKEWDPLGLEAEDFDYDAEIYDSMEVLHRTGDAEQAGREIQQIFLHSFEMEIPLEKIRPVAEKGLEIVELYKAP